From a region of the Geothrix sp. 21YS21S-2 genome:
- the guaB gene encoding IMP dehydrogenase, translating into MLTLPLVQALTFDDVLLVPGHSTVHPNQVDLSSTLVAGVKLGIPLLSAAMDTVTEGRLAISLAQQGGIGIIHKNLSIERQAEEVDKVKRSESGMITDPIVIRPDAPIREAEAMMAKYRISGVPVVENGKLVGILTNRDLRFETRWELPVREVMTKDRLVTVPVGTTLMEARAILQKHRIEKLLVVDDQGALRGLITVKDIQKSTEYPNSCKDPQGRLRVGAAVGVGPDLLNRAKALVAARVDVLCLDSSHGHSEGVLAALRMLRQALPDTPVIAGNVATYQGARDLCEAGASAVKVGIGPGSICTTRIVTGAGMPQITAILEASRACREFGVPCIADGGIKFSGDVAKALAAGADSVMIGSLFAGTDEAPGETIFYSGRTYKSYRGMGSMGAMKAGSKDRYFQDGKDDAKLVPEGIEGQVPYKGRMNDLVGQLIGGLRAGMGLVGAGTIPEFHDKATFVQISSAGLRESHAHDVMITKEAPNYRMD; encoded by the coding sequence ATGCTCACCTTGCCCCTTGTCCAGGCGCTGACGTTCGACGATGTGCTCCTGGTTCCCGGACACTCCACCGTCCACCCCAACCAGGTGGACCTCAGCTCCACCCTGGTCGCCGGCGTGAAGCTGGGGATCCCCCTCCTGTCCGCCGCCATGGACACCGTCACCGAGGGGCGGCTGGCCATCTCGCTGGCCCAGCAGGGCGGCATCGGGATCATCCACAAGAACCTCTCCATCGAACGCCAGGCGGAGGAGGTCGACAAGGTCAAGCGCAGTGAGAGCGGCATGATCACCGACCCCATCGTGATCCGCCCCGACGCCCCCATCCGGGAGGCCGAGGCCATGATGGCCAAGTACCGCATCTCAGGCGTGCCCGTGGTGGAGAACGGCAAGCTGGTGGGCATCCTCACCAACCGGGACCTGCGCTTCGAGACCCGCTGGGAGCTCCCGGTGCGCGAGGTCATGACCAAGGACCGCCTGGTGACCGTGCCCGTGGGCACCACGCTCATGGAGGCCCGGGCCATCCTCCAGAAGCACCGCATCGAAAAGCTCCTGGTGGTGGACGATCAGGGAGCCCTGCGCGGGCTCATCACCGTCAAGGACATCCAGAAGTCCACCGAGTACCCCAACTCCTGCAAGGACCCCCAGGGCCGGCTGCGCGTGGGCGCGGCGGTGGGCGTGGGGCCCGACCTGCTGAACCGGGCCAAGGCCCTGGTGGCGGCCCGGGTGGACGTCCTGTGCCTGGACAGCAGCCACGGCCACAGCGAAGGCGTCCTCGCCGCCCTGCGCATGCTGCGCCAGGCCCTGCCCGACACCCCGGTCATCGCCGGCAACGTGGCCACCTACCAGGGCGCCCGGGACCTGTGCGAAGCCGGCGCGTCCGCCGTCAAGGTCGGCATCGGCCCCGGCTCCATCTGCACCACCCGCATCGTCACCGGGGCGGGCATGCCCCAGATCACCGCCATCCTGGAGGCCTCCCGGGCCTGCCGCGAGTTCGGCGTGCCCTGCATCGCCGACGGCGGCATCAAGTTCTCCGGCGACGTGGCCAAGGCCCTGGCCGCCGGCGCCGACAGCGTCATGATCGGCAGCCTCTTCGCGGGCACCGACGAGGCTCCCGGCGAAACGATCTTCTACAGCGGCCGCACCTACAAGTCCTACCGCGGCATGGGCAGCATGGGCGCCATGAAGGCCGGTTCCAAGGACCGCTACTTCCAGGACGGCAAGGACGACGCCAAGCTGGTGCCGGAGGGCATCGAGGGCCAGGTGCCCTACAAGGGCCGCATGAACGACCTGGTGGGCCAGCTCATCGGCGGGCTGCGGGCGGGCATGGGGCTGGTGGGGGCCGGGACCATCCCGGAGTTCCACGACAAGGCCACCTTCGTGCAGATCAGCAGCGCGGGGCTCAGGGAGAGCCACGCGCACGACGTCATGATCACGAAGGAAGCGCCGAACTACCGCATGGACTGA
- the rbr gene encoding rubrerythrin, which yields MEFKDSRTAKNLLKAFAGESQARNRYTFAARIARTEGLEHVAAVFEETARNEQEHARLFYAHLAKLAPSALEITASYPAVAGDTAAQLRAAVSGENEEWSALYPEFARIAKEEGFNDVARTFEWISKVEKEHEDRFQRLLDHVVNGTVFQRGEKIYWRCMECGHIHEGLAAPKACPVCMKPQGWFEPVGEKF from the coding sequence ATGGAATTCAAGGACAGCAGGACCGCCAAAAACCTCCTCAAGGCCTTCGCCGGGGAGAGCCAGGCCCGCAACCGCTATACCTTCGCCGCCCGCATCGCCCGCACCGAGGGCCTGGAGCACGTGGCCGCCGTCTTCGAGGAGACCGCCCGCAACGAACAGGAGCACGCCCGCCTGTTCTACGCCCATCTGGCCAAGCTCGCCCCCTCGGCCCTCGAGATCACCGCGTCCTATCCCGCCGTCGCCGGCGACACCGCTGCCCAGCTCCGGGCCGCCGTCAGCGGCGAGAACGAGGAATGGTCCGCCCTCTACCCCGAGTTCGCCCGCATCGCCAAGGAGGAGGGCTTCAACGACGTGGCCCGCACCTTCGAATGGATCTCCAAGGTGGAGAAGGAGCACGAGGACCGGTTCCAGCGCCTTCTCGACCACGTGGTCAACGGCACCGTCTTCCAGCGCGGCGAGAAGATCTACTGGCGCTGCATGGAATGCGGGCACATCCACGAGGGCCTGGCCGCTCCCAAGGCCTGCCCCGTCTGCATGAAACCCCAGGGCTGGTTCGAACCCGTGGGCGAGAAGTTCTAA
- the nifJ gene encoding pyruvate:ferredoxin (flavodoxin) oxidoreductase, producing the protein MAERRMVTVDGNEATASVAHRLNEVIAIYPITPSSNMGEWSDEWSAAGRKNIWNTVPAVVEMQSEGGAAGAVHGAMQAGALTTSFTASQGLLLFIPNMYKIAGELTPFVLHVTARTLAAHALSIFGDHADVMACRQTGFAMLSSDSVQQAHDFALISQAATLKSRVPFVHFFDGFRTSHEVSKIEMLNDDDLRSMVTDGMVEDYRSRCLTPDKPVVRGTAQNPDTFFQAREACNGFYNATPAIVQQEMDAFGALTGRKYHLFDYYGHPEAERVMIIMGSGGDTATEYVDWALAKGEKIGVLQVRLFRPFSIKDFVHALPKTVKTIAVLDRCKEPGAIGDPLYLDVVTALREAADEGLTHFATAPKVVGGRYGLSSKEFNPACIKAVYDELAKANPKNHFTVGIIDDVTMSSLPMDLDFDIEPEGVKRAMFYGLGSDGTVGANKNSIKIIAEETPNYGQGYFVYDSKKAGAITISHLRFGPKPIRSAYLIRKANFIACHNTSFLDKYDMLTAAEPGATFLLNTPFSKDEVWDSLPKEVQTAIVSKKLKFYVIDAFEVAKATGMGVRINTIMQTCFFAISGVLPREEAIAQIKKAIKKTYGKKGEAVVKKNFEAVDTTLVNLHQVNVPAEVSAIRVMPPTVSAEAPDFVQRVTAIMMQGNGDLLPVSAFPVDGTWPSGTTKWEKRNIALDIPVWDEKICIQCNKCALICPHAAIRPKVYEPSCLSGAPETFKSVDYKGADFKGSKYTIQVAPEDCTGCGICVAVCPAKDKSNPKHKAIDMTPQVPLREAEAANFKFFLDLPEPDRTNLKYDVKGSQFMEPLFEFSGACAGCGETPYIKLMTQMFGDRAMIANATGCSSIYGGNLPTTPYTVNKDGRGPAWANSLFEDNAEFGLGYRLALDKHNQQALEMLHRLAGSIGDELVAGIVAADMSTEAGIKAQRERVAILKDKLASIATPEAKRLAILADYLVKKAVWIVGGDGWAYDIGYGGLDHVLASGRNVNILVLDTEVYSNTGGQASKSTPIGASAKFAMAGKSLPKKDLGMIAMSYGNVYVAKVAMGAKDMQVAKAFVEAESYDGPSLIIAYSHCIAHGFDLVQGCEQQKLAVDSGHWPLFRFDPRRVAEGQGPLQMDSPAPKIDLATYILNETRFRMVQQQNPEHFKHLLAMAQREVTNRYATYENLANLTMPVKTVVD; encoded by the coding sequence ATGGCCGAACGACGCATGGTTACCGTAGACGGTAACGAGGCGACAGCATCCGTTGCGCATCGCTTGAATGAAGTGATCGCGATCTACCCCATCACCCCCTCTTCCAACATGGGCGAGTGGTCGGACGAGTGGAGCGCCGCGGGCAGGAAGAACATCTGGAACACGGTTCCCGCCGTGGTCGAGATGCAGTCCGAAGGCGGAGCCGCCGGCGCGGTGCACGGCGCCATGCAGGCCGGCGCCCTCACCACGAGCTTCACGGCCTCCCAGGGCCTCCTGCTCTTCATCCCCAACATGTACAAGATCGCGGGCGAGCTCACGCCGTTCGTGCTCCACGTGACGGCCCGCACCCTGGCCGCCCACGCCCTGTCCATCTTCGGCGACCACGCCGACGTCATGGCCTGCCGGCAGACCGGCTTCGCCATGCTGAGCTCCGACTCGGTCCAGCAGGCCCACGACTTCGCCCTGATCTCCCAGGCCGCCACCCTGAAGAGCCGCGTGCCCTTCGTGCACTTCTTCGACGGATTCCGCACCTCCCACGAGGTCTCCAAGATCGAGATGCTGAACGACGACGATCTCCGGAGCATGGTCACCGACGGCATGGTCGAGGACTACCGCAGCCGCTGCCTCACCCCCGACAAGCCGGTGGTCCGCGGCACGGCCCAGAACCCCGACACCTTCTTCCAGGCCCGCGAGGCCTGCAACGGCTTCTACAACGCCACCCCCGCCATCGTGCAGCAGGAGATGGACGCCTTCGGCGCGCTGACCGGCCGCAAGTACCACCTCTTCGACTACTACGGCCACCCCGAGGCCGAGCGCGTCATGATCATCATGGGCTCCGGCGGCGACACCGCCACGGAATACGTGGACTGGGCGCTGGCCAAGGGCGAGAAGATCGGCGTCCTCCAGGTCCGGCTGTTCAGGCCCTTCTCCATCAAGGACTTCGTCCACGCGCTGCCCAAGACCGTCAAGACCATCGCCGTCCTGGACCGCTGCAAGGAACCCGGCGCCATCGGCGATCCCCTCTACCTGGACGTGGTCACCGCCCTGCGCGAAGCCGCCGACGAGGGCCTCACCCACTTCGCGACGGCCCCCAAGGTCGTGGGCGGCCGCTACGGCCTCTCCTCCAAGGAGTTCAATCCCGCCTGCATCAAGGCCGTCTATGACGAGCTGGCCAAGGCCAACCCCAAGAACCACTTCACCGTGGGCATCATCGACGACGTCACCATGAGCAGCCTGCCCATGGACCTGGACTTCGACATCGAGCCCGAGGGCGTCAAGCGCGCCATGTTCTACGGCCTGGGTTCCGACGGCACCGTGGGCGCCAACAAGAACTCCATCAAGATCATCGCCGAGGAGACCCCCAACTACGGCCAGGGCTACTTCGTCTACGACTCCAAGAAGGCCGGCGCCATCACCATCAGCCACCTGCGCTTCGGCCCCAAGCCCATCCGCAGCGCCTACCTGATCCGCAAGGCCAACTTCATCGCCTGCCACAACACGTCCTTCCTGGACAAGTACGACATGCTCACCGCGGCCGAGCCCGGCGCGACCTTCCTGCTGAACACCCCGTTCAGCAAGGACGAGGTCTGGGACTCCCTGCCCAAGGAAGTCCAGACGGCCATCGTCAGCAAGAAGCTGAAGTTCTACGTCATCGACGCCTTCGAGGTGGCCAAGGCCACGGGCATGGGCGTGCGCATCAACACCATCATGCAGACCTGCTTCTTCGCCATCTCCGGCGTGCTGCCCCGCGAGGAGGCCATCGCCCAGATCAAGAAGGCCATCAAGAAGACCTACGGCAAGAAGGGCGAGGCCGTGGTCAAGAAGAACTTCGAGGCCGTGGACACCACCCTGGTCAACCTGCACCAGGTCAACGTCCCCGCCGAAGTCTCCGCCATCCGCGTCATGCCCCCCACCGTCAGCGCCGAGGCTCCGGACTTCGTCCAGCGCGTCACGGCCATCATGATGCAGGGCAACGGCGACCTGCTCCCGGTTTCCGCCTTCCCCGTGGACGGCACCTGGCCCTCCGGCACCACCAAGTGGGAAAAGCGCAACATCGCCCTGGACATCCCCGTGTGGGACGAGAAGATCTGCATCCAGTGCAACAAGTGCGCGCTGATCTGCCCCCACGCCGCCATCCGCCCCAAGGTCTACGAGCCCAGCTGCCTCTCGGGCGCGCCTGAGACCTTCAAGTCGGTGGACTACAAGGGCGCGGACTTCAAGGGCTCCAAGTACACCATCCAGGTGGCCCCCGAGGACTGCACCGGCTGCGGCATCTGCGTCGCGGTCTGCCCCGCCAAGGACAAGAGCAATCCCAAGCACAAGGCCATCGACATGACCCCGCAGGTTCCCCTGCGCGAGGCCGAGGCCGCTAACTTCAAGTTCTTCCTCGACCTGCCCGAGCCCGACCGCACCAACCTGAAGTACGACGTCAAGGGCAGCCAGTTCATGGAGCCCCTGTTCGAGTTCAGCGGCGCCTGCGCCGGCTGCGGCGAGACGCCCTACATCAAGCTCATGACCCAGATGTTCGGCGACCGCGCCATGATTGCCAACGCCACGGGCTGCTCCTCCATCTACGGCGGCAACCTGCCCACCACGCCCTACACCGTCAACAAGGACGGCCGCGGTCCCGCCTGGGCCAACAGCCTGTTCGAGGACAACGCGGAGTTCGGCCTGGGCTACCGCCTGGCCCTGGACAAGCACAACCAGCAGGCCCTCGAGATGCTCCACCGCCTCGCCGGCTCCATCGGCGACGAGCTGGTGGCCGGCATCGTGGCCGCCGACATGTCCACCGAGGCCGGCATCAAGGCCCAGCGCGAGCGGGTCGCCATCCTCAAGGACAAGCTGGCCTCCATCGCCACGCCCGAAGCCAAGCGCCTCGCCATCCTGGCCGACTACCTGGTCAAGAAGGCGGTCTGGATCGTGGGCGGCGACGGCTGGGCGTATGACATCGGCTACGGCGGTCTCGACCACGTGCTGGCCTCCGGCCGCAACGTCAACATCCTGGTGCTCGACACCGAGGTGTACTCCAACACCGGCGGCCAGGCCTCCAAGTCCACCCCCATCGGCGCTTCCGCGAAGTTCGCCATGGCCGGCAAGTCCCTCCCCAAGAAGGACCTGGGCATGATCGCCATGAGCTACGGCAACGTCTACGTGGCCAAGGTGGCCATGGGCGCCAAGGACATGCAGGTCGCCAAGGCCTTCGTCGAGGCCGAGAGCTACGATGGTCCGTCCCTGATCATCGCCTACAGCCACTGCATCGCCCACGGGTTCGACCTGGTCCAGGGCTGCGAGCAGCAGAAGCTGGCCGTGGACTCCGGCCACTGGCCGCTGTTCCGCTTCGACCCCCGGCGCGTCGCCGAGGGCCAGGGCCCGCTCCAGATGGACAGCCCGGCCCCCAAGATCGACCTGGCCACCTACATCCTGAACGAGACCCGCTTCCGCATGGTCCAGCAGCAGAACCCCGAGCACTTCAAGCACCTGCTCGCCATGGCCCAGCGCGAAGTCACCAACCGCTATGCCACGTATGAGAACCTCGCCAACCTGACCATGCCGGTCAAGACGGTGGTGGACTAG
- a CDS encoding nitroreductase family protein — protein MDALEALNTRRSIRAFTPRPVSLDIVRELIRAAMHAPSAGNEQPWHFLIITDREILDKIPDFHPYAGMLSESPVSVLVCGDPRQEKHPGMWVQDCAAATQNLLLAAHAKGLGAVWVGVHPREDRIEPLRKLIDLPEVVIPFALIPIGHPAESPESEDRYRPELIHLNKW, from the coding sequence ATGGACGCCTTAGAAGCCCTCAACACCCGACGCAGCATCCGCGCCTTCACGCCCCGGCCCGTGAGCCTGGACATCGTGCGGGAACTGATCCGGGCGGCCATGCACGCTCCCAGCGCCGGCAACGAACAGCCCTGGCATTTCCTGATCATCACGGACCGGGAGATCCTGGACAAGATCCCCGACTTCCACCCCTACGCCGGCATGCTCAGCGAGTCCCCCGTCTCGGTGCTGGTCTGCGGCGACCCCCGCCAGGAGAAGCACCCCGGCATGTGGGTCCAGGACTGCGCCGCCGCCACCCAGAACCTGCTCCTGGCCGCCCATGCCAAGGGCCTGGGCGCCGTGTGGGTGGGCGTCCATCCCCGCGAGGACCGCATCGAGCCCCTGCGCAAGCTCATCGACCTGCCCGAGGTGGTGATCCCCTTCGCGCTGATCCCCATCGGCCATCCCGCGGAATCCCCCGAATCGGAGGACAGGTACCGCCCGGAACTGATCCACCTGAACAAGTGGTAG
- a CDS encoding dihydroorotate dehydrogenase-like protein, with product MNMKTTYLGLQLDHPIMAGASPLGADLDAVRRLEDAGAAAITLPSLFEEQITREESGTLYDLDGHANSFAEATSYFPSVDEMTLGPESYLNQLRRVKAAVKVPVIGSLNGITNSGWLDYARKMEQAGADALELNIYYLATNPFETADMVEKRTLEIVRTVKSSVKIPVAVKLSPFFSSLAHFAKVLEGTGVDALVLFNRFYQPDLDIENLEVVPALQLSSSSTLRMRLRWLALLYSHISMPMAVTGGVHTAEDAVKATMAGATGIQMVSATLKHGPERITEVRDGLAAWMEEHEYESLEQMRGSLSLMKCPNPQAFERANYMRVLAGWKA from the coding sequence ATGAACATGAAGACCACCTACCTTGGCTTGCAGCTGGACCACCCCATCATGGCCGGCGCGTCCCCCCTCGGGGCGGACCTGGACGCCGTGCGGAGGCTGGAGGACGCCGGCGCCGCCGCGATCACGCTGCCCTCGCTGTTCGAGGAGCAGATCACCCGCGAGGAGTCCGGCACCCTCTACGACCTGGACGGCCACGCGAACTCCTTCGCGGAGGCCACCTCCTACTTCCCCAGCGTCGACGAGATGACCCTGGGCCCCGAGAGCTACCTCAACCAGCTCCGGCGCGTCAAGGCGGCCGTGAAGGTCCCCGTCATCGGCTCGCTGAACGGCATCACCAACTCCGGCTGGCTGGACTACGCCCGCAAGATGGAGCAGGCCGGCGCCGACGCCCTCGAGCTCAACATCTACTACCTCGCCACCAACCCCTTCGAGACCGCCGACATGGTCGAGAAGCGCACGCTCGAGATCGTCCGCACCGTCAAGAGCAGCGTGAAGATCCCCGTGGCCGTCAAGCTCTCGCCCTTCTTCTCCAGCCTGGCCCACTTCGCCAAGGTGCTGGAAGGGACCGGCGTCGACGCCCTGGTGCTCTTCAACCGCTTCTACCAGCCCGACCTGGACATCGAGAACCTGGAGGTCGTCCCCGCCCTGCAGCTCTCCTCCAGTTCCACGCTGCGCATGCGCCTGCGCTGGCTGGCCCTGCTCTACAGCCACATCAGCATGCCCATGGCCGTCACCGGCGGCGTGCACACCGCGGAAGACGCCGTGAAGGCCACCATGGCCGGCGCGACGGGCATCCAGATGGTCTCGGCCACCCTCAAGCACGGCCCCGAGCGCATCACGGAAGTCCGCGACGGCCTCGCCGCGTGGATGGAAGAGCACGAGTACGAGTCCCTGGAGCAGATGCGGGGATCGCTGAGCCTCATGAAGTGCCCCAACCCCCAGGCTTTCGAACGCGCCAACTACATGCGCGTGCTGGCGGGCTGGAAGGCCTAG